The following are from one region of the Microbacterium paraoxydans genome:
- a CDS encoding CPBP family intramembrane glutamic endopeptidase, translating to MPQTPSTAPIRRDEPREGRARLWWEIAIVLALGLGQSAIYAIVQLAYRLTDDTPLADQTATLNPSRSDREVFDLIYQVLSIGFALVPVLLVCFLLWQRPRPHLERLGLDGTRVAGDVGRGVLLVLAIGVPGLALYLGGRALGLFVAVNPAGLDAHWWTVPILLLAAARASLQEEFVVLGYLFARLRELGWSPWTIIVSTSVLRATYHLYQGPGAFIGNLAMGLLFGWLYHRTGRLLPFLVAHFLIDAAAFVGYPWAAATWPALFGLPG from the coding sequence GTGCCGCAGACGCCGTCGACCGCGCCCATCCGGCGCGACGAGCCGCGTGAGGGTCGAGCGCGCCTGTGGTGGGAGATCGCCATCGTGCTCGCCCTGGGTCTGGGCCAGTCCGCGATCTACGCGATCGTGCAGCTCGCCTATCGGCTCACCGACGACACGCCCCTCGCGGATCAGACCGCCACCCTCAACCCCTCCCGCAGCGACCGGGAGGTGTTCGACCTCATCTATCAGGTGCTGTCCATCGGCTTCGCCCTGGTACCGGTGCTCCTCGTCTGCTTCCTGCTGTGGCAGCGCCCTCGCCCGCACCTGGAGCGCCTCGGCCTCGACGGTACCCGCGTGGCCGGCGACGTCGGCCGGGGCGTGCTCCTCGTCCTCGCGATCGGCGTGCCGGGGCTCGCGCTCTACCTCGGCGGCCGGGCGCTCGGACTGTTCGTGGCCGTGAACCCCGCGGGTCTGGACGCGCACTGGTGGACCGTGCCGATCCTCCTGCTCGCCGCCGCACGCGCGTCGCTCCAGGAGGAGTTCGTCGTGCTCGGATACCTGTTCGCCCGCCTGCGGGAGCTCGGGTGGTCGCCGTGGACGATCATCGTCTCAACGTCGGTGCTCCGTGCGACGTACCACCTCTATCAGGGGCCCGGTGCCTTCATCGGCAACCTCGCGATGGGACTGCTCTTCGGGTGGCTCTACCACCGCACCGGTCGGCTGCTGCCGTTCCTGGTGGCGCACTTCCTCATCGACGCGGCGGCGTTCGTCGGCTATCCCTGGGCCGCGGCGACCTGGCCCGCCCTGTTCGGTCTTCCCGGCTGA
- a CDS encoding aggregation-promoting factor C-terminal-like domain-containing protein — protein sequence MLQKTRALRRASDAAAARATVTRTPLIALGAATAALVGITLSVGLASAPAAGAERSDATSAVTSHDLGTEPLTRIADQAVMTVSNATDAVAAAKSLSTEVAESGLDVGAAASVDTTALEDDLETLADRSTLPLVLITVTTEQAEAETDKVVTATAELQQAYTAAQEKKAAEDAARAAEEKAAAAAAALASANTPDGARATAQQMMADRYGWGGDQFSCLNSLWNKESGWNYQAYNNDGGATGIPQALPGSKMASAGADWQTNAATQIAWGLQYIADAYGTPCSAWGHSQAMNWY from the coding sequence TTGCTTCAGAAGACCCGTGCGCTTCGGCGCGCCTCCGACGCGGCAGCCGCTCGCGCCACCGTCACCCGTACACCCCTCATCGCCCTCGGCGCCGCCACAGCCGCGCTCGTCGGCATCACCCTCAGCGTGGGCCTCGCCTCCGCCCCGGCGGCCGGAGCGGAGCGCTCCGACGCCACCTCCGCCGTCACGAGCCACGACCTCGGCACCGAGCCCCTCACCCGTATCGCCGATCAGGCCGTCATGACGGTCTCGAACGCGACCGATGCGGTCGCCGCGGCGAAGAGCCTGTCAACGGAGGTCGCCGAGTCGGGCCTCGACGTGGGCGCGGCGGCGTCCGTGGACACCACCGCTCTCGAGGACGACCTGGAGACCCTCGCCGACCGATCCACCCTCCCGCTGGTCCTCATCACCGTGACGACCGAGCAGGCCGAGGCGGAGACCGACAAGGTCGTGACCGCGACGGCAGAGCTCCAGCAGGCCTACACCGCCGCGCAGGAGAAGAAGGCGGCAGAGGACGCTGCGCGCGCCGCCGAGGAGAAGGCGGCGGCCGCAGCGGCCGCGCTCGCCTCCGCGAACACGCCGGACGGGGCTCGGGCCACCGCACAGCAGATGATGGCCGACCGCTACGGCTGGGGTGGCGACCAGTTCTCCTGCCTGAACTCGCTGTGGAACAAGGAGTCCGGCTGGAACTACCAGGCGTACAACAACGACGGGGGAGCGACCGGCATCCCGCAGGCGCTGCCCGGCAGCAAGATGGCCTCGGCGGGTGCCGACTGGCAGACGAACGCCGCCACCCAGATCGCCTGGGGCCTGCAGTACATCGCCGACGCCTACGGCACCCCGTGCAGCGCCTGGGGACACTCCCAGGCCATGAACTGGTACTGA
- a CDS encoding AzlD domain-containing protein, with product MSLWSAILLAALICLALKAVGYLVPPKVLEAPRPARISDLLTVALLAALVAVQSLGDGQAITVDARVPALLVAAGLLWLRQSFLVVVAAAALVAALLRLGGLAA from the coding sequence ATGAGTCTCTGGAGCGCCATCCTCCTCGCCGCCCTGATCTGCCTCGCACTGAAGGCCGTGGGCTACCTCGTGCCGCCGAAGGTGCTCGAAGCCCCGCGCCCCGCCCGTATCTCCGATCTCCTCACCGTCGCGCTGCTCGCCGCCCTCGTCGCGGTGCAGTCGCTCGGCGACGGGCAGGCCATCACCGTCGACGCGCGTGTCCCCGCCCTGCTCGTCGCGGCGGGACTCCTCTGGCTGCGGCAGTCGTTCCTCGTGGTGGTGGCAGCCGCCGCCCTCGTCGCCGCGCTGCTGCGGCTGGGGGGTCTCGCCGCCTGA
- the fdxA gene encoding ferredoxin translates to MTYVIALPCVDVKDRACIDECPVDCIYEGERSLYIHPDECVDCGACEPVCPVEAIYYEDDLPDEWQDYYKANVEFFDEIGSPGGAAKVGVYPFDHPIIAALPPQGE, encoded by the coding sequence GTGACGTATGTGATCGCCCTCCCGTGCGTCGATGTCAAGGATCGCGCCTGCATCGACGAGTGCCCCGTTGACTGCATCTACGAGGGCGAACGGTCGCTCTACATCCACCCGGATGAGTGCGTGGACTGCGGAGCGTGCGAGCCGGTGTGCCCCGTCGAGGCGATCTACTACGAGGACGACCTCCCAGACGAGTGGCAGGACTACTACAAGGCCAACGTCGAGTTCTTCGACGAGATCGGCTCGCCCGGAGGCGCCGCCAAGGTCGGCGTCTACCCGTTCGACCACCCGATCATCGCCGCGCTCCCGCCGCAGGGCGAGTAG
- the glsA gene encoding glutaminase A: MVLDPTVWLDVPQEVSTGTLPGWERVDELVREAHARYADEVSGEVADYIPVLAAVDPELFGLAVIEVGGGIHDAGDALHAFSIQSISKMFVYALAIQEHGHERVREIVGVNNTGLAFNSVVALELNDGHPRNPMVNAGAIATTALMPGATAVEQWERVREGLSAFAGRPLSLDGEVYASEAGSNERNRALGWLLRSYGRLAGDPDEIVDVYTRQCALSVTAHDLAVMGATLADGGVNPVTGERVVSADVCRDTLAVVAASGLYERSGDWLFEIGLPAKSGVSGGLVAVSPGKGAVAGFSPRLDEAGNSIRSQMAIGHLSRSLGLNLFASAPAPAHSDDARVSSALEGERS; encoded by the coding sequence ATGGTGCTCGACCCCACCGTCTGGCTCGACGTCCCGCAGGAGGTCTCCACGGGCACGCTTCCCGGATGGGAGCGGGTGGACGAGCTCGTGCGGGAGGCGCACGCCCGGTACGCGGACGAGGTGTCCGGAGAGGTGGCGGACTACATCCCCGTCCTCGCCGCGGTCGATCCGGAGCTGTTCGGGCTCGCGGTGATCGAGGTGGGCGGCGGCATCCACGACGCCGGAGACGCCCTGCACGCTTTCTCCATCCAGTCGATCTCCAAGATGTTCGTCTACGCGCTGGCGATCCAGGAGCACGGCCACGAGCGGGTCCGCGAGATCGTGGGCGTGAACAACACCGGCCTCGCCTTCAACTCGGTCGTGGCGCTGGAGCTCAACGACGGGCATCCGCGCAACCCGATGGTCAACGCCGGGGCGATCGCGACCACGGCGCTGATGCCTGGCGCCACGGCGGTGGAGCAGTGGGAGCGCGTCCGCGAGGGGCTGTCCGCGTTCGCCGGACGACCGCTGAGCCTGGACGGCGAGGTCTACGCCTCCGAGGCCGGGTCGAACGAGCGCAACCGCGCACTCGGATGGCTGCTGCGCAGCTACGGACGACTGGCCGGCGATCCGGACGAGATCGTCGACGTCTACACCCGTCAGTGCGCGCTCAGCGTGACCGCGCACGACCTCGCCGTCATGGGGGCCACGCTCGCCGACGGCGGGGTCAATCCCGTGACGGGGGAGCGGGTGGTCTCCGCGGACGTCTGCCGTGACACGCTCGCCGTCGTCGCGGCGAGCGGGCTGTACGAGCGGTCCGGGGACTGGCTGTTCGAGATCGGGCTTCCGGCCAAGTCGGGCGTCTCGGGCGGCCTCGTCGCGGTCTCTCCCGGCAAGGGCGCCGTCGCCGGCTTCTCGCCCCGGCTGGACGAGGCGGGCAACTCGATCCGGTCGCAGATGGCGATCGGCCACCTGTCGCGGTCGCTGGGGCTGAACCTCTTCGCCTCCGCGCCCGCGCCCGCGCATTCCGACGATGCGCGTGTCTCGTCAGCCTTGGAAGGAGAGCGCTCATGA
- a CDS encoding AzlC family ABC transporter permease, with protein sequence MTAEREVWRESLGVVLATSAYGISFGALAVAAGLDVWQACVLSLLMFTGGSQFAFVGVFAAGGLAALPSAIASAALLGVRNVAYGMRMSPVVGGGPARRAVAAHFTIDESTAVAIAQDDPRLRRVGFWVTGVGIFLGWNLTTLIGALVGDVLGDPKAWGLDAAAAAAFLALLWPRLRRRQAVAVGIAAAVIAAALTPFLLPGLPVLVAALVAIVVGWFNWLETPRAAELGDGEVGA encoded by the coding sequence ATGACCGCTGAACGTGAGGTGTGGCGCGAGTCCCTCGGCGTCGTGCTCGCCACGAGTGCCTATGGCATCTCCTTCGGTGCGCTCGCCGTGGCCGCGGGCCTCGACGTGTGGCAGGCGTGCGTGCTCAGCCTCCTCATGTTCACCGGCGGATCCCAGTTCGCCTTCGTGGGCGTCTTCGCCGCCGGCGGCTTGGCCGCGCTGCCGTCGGCGATCGCGTCGGCCGCCCTCCTCGGCGTGCGCAACGTCGCCTACGGCATGCGCATGTCGCCGGTCGTCGGCGGGGGACCGGCGCGACGGGCCGTCGCCGCGCACTTCACCATCGACGAGTCCACTGCGGTGGCGATCGCGCAGGACGATCCGCGCCTGCGCCGGGTGGGCTTCTGGGTCACCGGGGTCGGCATCTTCCTAGGCTGGAACCTCACCACTCTCATCGGCGCGCTGGTCGGCGACGTGCTCGGCGACCCGAAGGCGTGGGGCCTGGATGCCGCGGCGGCCGCAGCGTTCCTCGCCCTGCTGTGGCCGCGACTGCGCCGGCGGCAGGCGGTCGCCGTCGGGATCGCGGCGGCCGTGATCGCGGCCGCCCTGACCCCGTTCCTCCTGCCGGGACTCCCCGTGCTGGTCGCCGCGCTCGTCGCGATCGTCGTCGGGTGGTTCAACTGGCTGGAGACACCGCGAGCCGCAGAGCTCGGCGACGGGGAGGTCGGCGCATGA
- a CDS encoding MFS transporter, whose product MTRTAPAPAKTSWLPMVSLFLAQVLMSFNVAALPISLGGMVSDFGVPPTVASTTIVMYGLAVAALVMTGAKLGQRVGWVLIFRVVVALFAGSAVMMLLAPTVWWAIAGQAVAGAAAAIIVPSIVALIAENYRGAQQATAIGAIGSARAISGVSAFLIGGTLGTLVGWRPLFVIVLAIAVAVFALSFTLRGDRGDAAIRIDLVAALLIGAAIVLLTLGFNNLNTWGALAAAPSAPFSILGLSPAPIFIVSGIILGQGFFLWTRRRMAEGKVPLIDLSVLGSSRERAAVYAMFIVVALEACVNFTVPLYIQIVQGRTPFDTALAMMPFNLTVFVTATLVVRFYTRYPPRTIGVFGFILTTAALVWLSVVVTNNWETVPTIAGLIVFGIGQGALVTLVFNVLVTAAPPELAGDVGSLRGTTQNLASAVGTALAGALLVSLLALNVGRAVVEHPELPPSLVSQVDLNEVNFVSNDELRAVLDTTDATPEQVDAAVAVNEESRLRTLKLGLLILAAVSALAILPASRLPNYRPHEIPDPSPAGPGE is encoded by the coding sequence ATGACCCGCACGGCCCCCGCCCCCGCGAAGACGTCCTGGCTGCCGATGGTCAGCCTGTTCCTCGCACAGGTGCTCATGTCCTTCAACGTCGCGGCGCTGCCGATCTCGCTCGGCGGCATGGTGAGCGACTTCGGCGTCCCGCCGACCGTCGCGAGCACGACGATCGTGATGTACGGCCTCGCCGTCGCGGCGCTCGTGATGACCGGGGCCAAGCTCGGGCAGCGCGTCGGCTGGGTGCTGATCTTCCGCGTCGTCGTCGCGCTCTTCGCGGGGTCGGCCGTGATGATGCTCCTCGCCCCGACCGTCTGGTGGGCCATCGCCGGGCAGGCCGTGGCGGGAGCGGCCGCCGCGATCATCGTCCCCTCGATCGTGGCCCTGATCGCCGAGAACTACCGGGGCGCGCAGCAGGCCACGGCGATCGGTGCGATCGGCTCGGCGCGCGCGATCTCCGGTGTCAGCGCCTTCCTCATCGGAGGGACGCTCGGGACGCTCGTCGGGTGGCGTCCGCTCTTCGTCATCGTGCTGGCGATCGCCGTCGCGGTCTTCGCCCTGAGCTTCACGCTGCGCGGCGACCGCGGCGATGCGGCGATCCGCATCGATCTCGTCGCGGCCCTCCTCATCGGAGCGGCGATCGTGCTGCTCACCCTCGGGTTCAACAACCTCAACACCTGGGGAGCGCTCGCGGCGGCGCCGTCCGCCCCGTTCTCCATCCTCGGGCTCTCGCCGGCACCGATCTTCATCGTGTCGGGGATCATCCTGGGCCAGGGGTTCTTCCTGTGGACCCGGCGGCGGATGGCCGAGGGGAAGGTGCCGCTCATCGACCTGAGCGTGCTGGGGTCGTCCCGGGAGCGCGCCGCGGTGTACGCCATGTTCATCGTCGTGGCGCTGGAGGCCTGCGTGAACTTCACGGTGCCGCTGTACATCCAGATCGTCCAGGGGCGGACGCCGTTCGACACCGCCCTCGCGATGATGCCGTTCAACCTCACGGTGTTCGTGACGGCGACGCTCGTCGTCCGGTTCTACACGCGCTACCCGCCGCGCACGATCGGCGTCTTCGGGTTCATCCTCACCACGGCGGCGCTGGTCTGGCTCTCGGTCGTCGTGACCAACAACTGGGAGACGGTGCCGACCATCGCCGGACTCATCGTGTTCGGCATCGGCCAGGGAGCCCTCGTCACGCTGGTGTTCAACGTGCTCGTGACCGCGGCGCCGCCGGAGCTCGCCGGCGACGTGGGATCGTTGCGCGGCACCACGCAGAACCTCGCCTCCGCGGTCGGGACGGCACTCGCCGGGGCGCTGCTGGTCTCGCTGCTCGCGCTCAACGTCGGACGCGCGGTCGTGGAGCATCCGGAACTGCCGCCGTCGCTGGTGTCGCAGGTCGACCTGAACGAGGTGAACTTCGTCAGCAACGACGAGCTGCGTGCGGTCCTGGACACCACGGACGCGACGCCGGAACAGGTCGACGCCGCGGTCGCCGTGAACGAGGAGTCGCGCCTGCGCACGCTCAAGCTCGGCCTGCTGATCCTCGCCGCGGTGAGCGCGCTCGCGATCCTGCCGGCGTCGCGCCTGCCGAACTACCGTCCGCACGAGATCCCGGATCCCTCGCCGGCCGGGCCGGGGGAGTGA
- a CDS encoding helix-turn-helix domain-containing protein gives MEDLRTRIARTLRRERETANLSVSELARRAGISKATVSQLESGAGNPSVETLWALGVALGVPFAVLVDQQANAPTLIRADDLAGVPSSAAAYSATLLSASPPGARRDVYLIQAEPGDPRRSDPHHAGTIEHVILIAGQARVGPPEDAVVLNPGDYLTYAGDAAHVFEAIAPGTSAVLISELR, from the coding sequence ATGGAGGATCTCCGCACCCGCATCGCCCGCACGCTCCGCCGCGAGCGCGAGACGGCGAACCTATCCGTCTCGGAGCTCGCCCGCCGGGCCGGCATCTCCAAGGCCACGGTCTCCCAGCTCGAGAGCGGCGCAGGCAATCCGAGCGTGGAGACGCTGTGGGCGCTGGGCGTCGCGCTCGGTGTCCCGTTCGCGGTGCTCGTCGACCAGCAGGCCAACGCCCCCACCCTCATCCGCGCCGACGACCTCGCGGGGGTGCCCTCCTCTGCCGCCGCCTACAGCGCCACGCTCCTCTCGGCGAGCCCTCCTGGCGCCCGGCGCGACGTGTACCTCATCCAGGCGGAGCCCGGCGACCCCCGCCGCTCGGACCCCCACCATGCGGGCACGATCGAGCACGTGATCCTCATCGCCGGGCAGGCGCGGGTCGGCCCGCCCGAGGATGCCGTGGTGCTGAACCCGGGCGACTACCTGACGTATGCCGGCGACGCGGCGCACGTGTTCGAGGCCATCGCGCCCGGGACGAGCGCCGTGCTCATCTCCGAGCTCCGCTGA
- the dapC gene encoding succinyldiaminopimelate transaminase yields the protein MSVRDLADYPWDAVVPYRERAARHPGGLVDLSVGSPVDPTPEIVRRALAAATDAHAYPQTVGTPALREAIVDWYARRRGVPDLRVDNVLPTIGSKELVALLPTLLGLGAGDIVVHPRVAYPTYDVGARVAGATPLAVDDPAEWPEGAKLIWINTPGNPDGRTWTVDELAAAVQRARELGAVLASDECYAELGWDGPWADEAIPSVLDPRVTGGTRANLLSVYSLSKQSNLAGYRAAFVAGCARVVGELLAARKHLGLMPPAPVQQAMIVALGDDAHVAAQKELYRERRALLLPAVEAAGFRIDGSQAGLYLWATEGRDAWESMARLADLGILAGPGHFYGASSPAHVRLSLTAPTDRVAEAARRLRGADL from the coding sequence GTGAGCGTCCGCGACCTCGCCGACTACCCGTGGGACGCCGTGGTCCCGTATCGCGAGCGCGCCGCCCGGCACCCTGGCGGGCTCGTCGATCTCTCCGTCGGCTCGCCGGTCGATCCCACGCCGGAGATCGTCCGTCGGGCCCTCGCCGCGGCGACCGACGCCCACGCCTACCCGCAGACCGTCGGCACCCCCGCGCTCCGGGAGGCGATCGTCGACTGGTACGCCCGCCGACGCGGAGTCCCGGACCTCCGCGTCGACAACGTGCTGCCGACGATCGGCTCCAAGGAGCTCGTAGCGCTGTTGCCGACGCTGCTGGGGCTCGGCGCCGGCGACATCGTGGTGCATCCTCGCGTCGCCTACCCGACGTACGACGTCGGCGCGCGGGTGGCCGGGGCGACGCCGCTCGCGGTCGACGACCCGGCGGAGTGGCCGGAAGGCGCCAAGCTCATCTGGATCAACACCCCGGGCAACCCCGACGGCCGCACCTGGACGGTCGACGAGCTCGCCGCGGCGGTGCAGCGGGCGCGGGAACTGGGTGCCGTGCTGGCCAGCGACGAGTGCTACGCCGAGCTCGGCTGGGACGGCCCCTGGGCGGACGAGGCCATCCCGTCGGTGCTCGATCCCCGGGTGACCGGCGGCACGCGGGCGAATCTGCTCAGCGTGTACTCGCTGAGCAAGCAGTCCAACCTCGCGGGGTATCGGGCGGCCTTCGTCGCCGGCTGCGCCCGCGTGGTCGGTGAGCTCCTCGCCGCGCGCAAGCACCTGGGCCTCATGCCGCCCGCGCCGGTGCAGCAGGCGATGATCGTCGCTCTCGGCGACGACGCACACGTCGCGGCACAGAAGGAGCTCTACCGTGAGCGGCGGGCGCTGCTGCTGCCCGCCGTCGAGGCTGCCGGCTTCCGCATCGACGGCTCGCAGGCCGGGCTGTACCTCTGGGCGACCGAGGGGCGCGACGCCTGGGAGTCGATGGCGCGTCTCGCCGACCTCGGGATCCTCGCGGGCCCCGGGCACTTCTACGGCGCCTCGTCGCCTGCGCACGTGCGGCTGTCGCTGACGGCGCCGACCGACCGCGTCGCGGAAGCGGCGCGACGCCTGCGCGGCGCGGATCTGTAG
- the typA gene encoding translational GTPase TypA has product MAHALRSDLRNVAIVAHVDHGKTTLVDAMLRQTGSFGEHSHVEERAMDSNDLEREKGITILAKNTAITYKGKHAGGKEITINVIDTPGHADFGGEVERGLSMVDGVVLLVDASEGPLPQTRFVLRKALEAKLPVILLVNKTDRPDARIAEVEEEAHDLLLGLASDLVDDVPDLDVDALLDVPVVYASGRAGAASQNRPADGSLPDNDDLEPLFEAILEHVPAPAYDDEAPLQAWVTNLDSSPFLGRLALLRVFNGTLKKGQTVAWVRSDGSTSNARITELLKTRALERYPAESAGPGDIVAIAGFEDITIGETIADPEDIRPLPAITVDDPAISMTIGTNTSPLMGKVKGHKLTARMVKDRLDRELIGNVSLKVVDIGRPDAWEVQGRGELALAILVENMRREGFELTVGKPQVVTKKIDGKVYEPFEHLTIDTPEEHLGAITQLLANRKGRMENMTNHGTGWVRMEFVVPSRGLIGFRSEFLTTTRGTGIANAISHGYEPWAGQITTRQNGSIVADRSGVVTPFAMIALQERMSFFVQPTEEVYEGMVIGENSRADDMDVNITKEKKLTNMRSSTADNFESMTPPRILTLEESLEFARDDECVEVTPEKVRIRKVILDQTVRGREASRLKRQDANA; this is encoded by the coding sequence ATGGCGCACGCCCTCCGCTCTGACCTCCGCAACGTCGCAATCGTCGCCCACGTCGACCACGGCAAGACCACGCTCGTCGACGCGATGCTCCGCCAGACGGGCTCCTTCGGCGAACACTCGCACGTGGAGGAGCGCGCGATGGACTCCAACGATCTGGAGCGCGAGAAGGGCATCACGATCCTCGCCAAGAACACGGCGATCACCTACAAGGGCAAGCACGCCGGCGGCAAGGAGATCACGATCAACGTGATCGACACCCCCGGCCACGCCGACTTCGGCGGCGAGGTCGAGCGCGGCCTGTCGATGGTCGACGGCGTCGTGCTGCTCGTGGACGCGAGCGAGGGCCCGCTGCCGCAGACCCGCTTCGTGCTGCGCAAGGCGCTCGAGGCCAAGCTCCCCGTCATCCTCCTGGTCAACAAGACCGACCGTCCGGACGCCCGGATCGCCGAGGTCGAGGAGGAGGCGCACGACCTCCTGCTGGGTCTGGCCTCCGACCTCGTCGACGACGTGCCCGATCTCGACGTCGACGCGCTGCTCGACGTGCCCGTGGTCTACGCCTCCGGCCGCGCCGGCGCCGCGTCGCAGAACCGTCCCGCCGACGGCTCGCTGCCTGACAACGACGACCTCGAGCCGCTGTTCGAGGCCATCCTCGAGCACGTCCCGGCGCCGGCCTACGACGACGAGGCCCCGCTGCAGGCCTGGGTCACGAACCTGGACTCCAGCCCCTTCCTCGGTCGCCTCGCCCTGCTGCGCGTCTTCAACGGCACGCTCAAGAAGGGCCAGACGGTCGCCTGGGTCCGCTCCGACGGCTCGACCAGCAACGCCCGGATCACCGAGCTGCTGAAGACCCGCGCCCTGGAGCGCTACCCGGCCGAATCCGCCGGCCCCGGCGACATCGTCGCCATCGCCGGCTTCGAGGACATCACGATCGGCGAGACCATCGCCGACCCCGAGGACATCCGTCCGCTGCCGGCCATCACGGTCGACGACCCCGCGATCTCCATGACGATCGGCACCAACACCTCGCCGCTCATGGGCAAGGTCAAGGGGCACAAGCTCACCGCACGCATGGTGAAGGACCGCCTCGACCGCGAGCTCATCGGCAACGTATCGCTCAAGGTCGTCGACATCGGGCGTCCCGACGCCTGGGAGGTGCAGGGCCGCGGCGAGCTGGCCCTCGCCATCCTCGTCGAGAACATGCGCCGCGAGGGCTTCGAGCTCACGGTCGGCAAGCCGCAGGTGGTCACCAAGAAGATCGACGGCAAGGTCTACGAGCCGTTCGAGCACCTGACCATCGACACGCCGGAGGAGCACCTCGGCGCGATCACCCAGCTCCTCGCGAACCGCAAGGGCCGCATGGAGAACATGACCAACCACGGCACCGGCTGGGTGCGCATGGAGTTCGTCGTGCCCTCGCGTGGTCTCATCGGCTTCCGCAGCGAGTTCCTCACGACCACCCGCGGCACGGGTATCGCCAACGCGATCTCGCACGGCTACGAGCCGTGGGCGGGGCAGATCACCACGCGCCAGAACGGCTCGATCGTGGCCGACCGCTCGGGTGTCGTCACCCCCTTCGCGATGATCGCGCTCCAGGAGCGCATGTCGTTCTTCGTGCAGCCGACCGAAGAGGTCTACGAGGGCATGGTCATCGGCGAGAACTCGCGCGCCGACGACATGGACGTCAACATCACCAAGGAGAAGAAGCTCACCAACATGCGCTCCTCCACGGCCGACAACTTCGAGTCGATGACGCCGCCGCGCATCCTCACGCTGGAGGAGAGCCTGGAGTTCGCGCGCGACGACGAATGCGTCGAGGTGACTCCGGAGAAGGTCCGCATCCGCAAGGTGATCCTCGACCAGACCGTCCGCGGTCGCGAGGCCTCGCGTCTCAAGCGTCAGGACGCGAACGCCTGA
- a CDS encoding PH domain-containing protein produces MASPGHPEGARTYRAPSGTVVFVLSILLVLFLLGDTVVNGSIVQALLVAPWLLLGLWIVYETAFVSFVRVDQDGAVVQNLLRRTTFGWAHVQDIDMRWQLEFTLDDGRSLSCWGGPAKARPPRPSREEDAEVKVPSALRVLTSIRDLWSAAPATADAPIRRSWDGPALIALAVIVLWAVAALVVVNLG; encoded by the coding sequence GTGGCATCTCCCGGACACCCCGAGGGCGCACGGACCTACCGCGCGCCCTCGGGCACCGTCGTCTTCGTCCTCAGCATCCTGCTGGTGCTGTTCCTGCTCGGGGACACCGTCGTCAACGGCAGCATCGTGCAGGCGCTGCTCGTGGCGCCCTGGCTGCTGCTCGGTCTGTGGATCGTGTACGAGACCGCTTTCGTCTCCTTCGTCCGCGTGGATCAGGACGGGGCCGTGGTGCAGAACCTGCTGCGTCGCACGACCTTCGGCTGGGCACATGTGCAGGACATCGACATGCGCTGGCAGCTCGAGTTCACGCTGGACGACGGCCGCAGCCTGAGCTGCTGGGGCGGACCGGCGAAGGCGCGTCCGCCCCGTCCGTCCCGCGAGGAGGACGCTGAGGTGAAGGTGCCGTCTGCTCTGCGGGTGCTCACGAGCATCCGCGATCTGTGGAGCGCGGCGCCTGCGACGGCGGATGCGCCGATCCGACGCAGTTGGGACGGCCCGGCCCTCATCGCCCTCGCCGTCATCGTGCTGTGGGCCGTCGCGGCGCTCGTCGTCGTCAACCTCGGCTGA